A genomic region of Equus caballus isolate H_3958 breed thoroughbred chromosome 1, TB-T2T, whole genome shotgun sequence contains the following coding sequences:
- the DNAJC9 gene encoding dnaJ homolog subfamily C member 9: MGLLELCEEVFGTADLYRVLGVRREASDGEVRRGYHKVSLQVHPDRVGDGDKEDATRRFQILGKVYSVLSDKEQRALYDEQGTVDEDSDVLKQDRDWEAYWRLLFKKISLEDIQAFEKTYKGSEEELADIKQAYLDFRGDMDQIMESVLCVQYTEESRIRNIIQQAIDAGEVPSYNAFVKESKQKMNARKRRAQEEAKEAEKSRKELGLDEGVDNLKAVIQRRQKDRQKEMDSFLAQMEAKYCKPSKGGGGKKAALKKEKK; the protein is encoded by the exons ATGGGGCTGCTGGAACTGTGCGAGGAAGTGTTCGGCACCGCCGACCTTTACCGGGTGTTGGGCGTGCGACGCGAGGCTTCGGACGGCGAGGTCCGACGCGGATACCACAAGGTGTCCCTTCAGGTGCACCCGGACCGGGTGGGCGACGGCGACAAGGAGGACGCCACCCGTCGCTTCCAG ATCCTCGGGAAAGTCTATTCCGTTCTAAGTGACAAGGAGCAGAGAGCACTGTACGATGAGCAGGGAACAGTGGACGAGGATTCGGATGTGCTCAAGCAAGATCGGGACTGGGAGGCGTATTGGAGGTTACTCTTTAAAAAG ATATCTCTAGAAGACATTCAAGCTTTTGAAAAGACATACAAAGGTTCTGAAGAAGAGCTGGCTGATATTAAACAGGCCTATCTGGACTTCAGGGGTGACATGGATCAGATTATGGAGTCTGTGCTGTGTGTGCAGTACACAGAGGAATCCAGAATAAGGAACATTATTCAGCAAGCCATTGATGCTGGAGAAGTCCCATCCTATAATGCTTTTGTCAAAGAATCAAAGCAAAAGATGAATGCAAGGAAAAGGAGG GCTCAAGAAGAGGctaaagaagcagaaaagagcaGGAAGGAGTTGGGGCTTGATGAAGGAGTAGATAACTTGAAAGCAGTCATTCAG AGAAGACAAAAGGATCGGCAAAAGGAAATGGACAGTTTTCTGGCTCAGATGGAAGCAAAGTACTGCAAACCTtccaaaggaggaggagggaaaaaagcagctctcaagaaagaaaagaaataa
- the MRPS16 gene encoding small ribosomal subunit protein bS16m encodes MVRLSTLLCKAYRGGHLTIRLALGGCTNRPFYRIVAAHNKSPRDGRFVEQLGSYDPLPNSHGEKLVALNLERIRHWIGCGAHLSEPVEKLLGLSGFFPLHPMVITNAERLRRKRAREILLVSQKTDTEAVETKAS; translated from the exons ATGGTCCGGCTCA GCACTCTCCTCTGCAAGGCCTACCGTGGAGGCCACCTAACCATTCGCCTTGCCCTGGGTGGCTGTACCAACCGGCCTTTCTACCGCATCGTGGCTGCTCACAACAAGAGTCCCAGGGATGGCCGTTTTGTGGAGCAGCTGGGCTCCTATGATCCACTGCCCAACAGTCATGGAGAGAAACTCGTTGCTCTCAACCTGGAACGAATCCGGCATTGGATcggctgtggggcccacctctctgagcctgtggaAAAGCTTCTGG GTCTTTCTGGCTTTTTCCCTCTGCATCCCATGGTGATCACAAATGCTGAGAGGCTGCGACGGAAACGAGCACGAGAAATTCTCTTAGTGTCTCAGAAAACAGATACAGAGGCTGTAGAAACAAAAGCGAGCTGA